A DNA window from Delphinus delphis chromosome 6, mDelDel1.2, whole genome shotgun sequence contains the following coding sequences:
- the LOC132427380 gene encoding interferon alpha-1-like, translating into MAPTVSLLLALVLLSCNSNCSLGCDLPQTHSLANTRALMLLRQMRRISPFSCLKDRNDFGFPQEAFGGNQFQKAQAIAVVHEMIQQTFQLFSTEGSAAAWDETLLDKFCTALYQQLTDLQACLMQEAGLEGTPLLKEDSILAVRKYFHRITVYLQEKKYSPCAWEIVRAEVMRSFSSSRNL; encoded by the coding sequence ATGGCCCCAACCGTGTCCTTACTCCTGGCCCTGGTGCTGCTCAGCTGCAACTCCAACTGCTCTCTGGGCTGCGACCTGCCTCAGACCCACAGCCTGGCTAACACGAGGGCCCTGATGCTCCTGCGACAGATGAGGAGAatctcccccttctcctgcctGAAGGACAGAAATGACTTTGGATTCCCCCAGGAGGCGTTTGGAGGCAACCAGTTCCAGAAGGCTCAAGCCATCGCTGTCGTCCATGAGATGATCCAGCAGACCTTCCAGCTCTTCAGCACAGAGGGCTCGGCTGCCGCTTGGGATGAGACCCTCCTGGACAAGTTCTGCACTGCACTTTATCAGCAGCTCACTGACCTGCAAGCCTGTCTGATGCAGGAGGCGGGGCTGGAAGGGACTCCCCTGCTCAAGGAGGACTCCATCCTGGCTGTGAGGAAATACTTCCACAGAATCACTGTCTATCTGCAAGAGAAGAAGTACAGCCCTTGTGCCTGGGAGATTGTCAGAGCAGAAGTCATGAGATCCTTCTCTTCATCAAGGAACTTGTAA